The region TTCGGTGTCGAAGCTTTCCAGCACGGCCAGGCCCTTGGCCATGCCCTCGATGAAGTCTGCCCTGGCGATCATGCGGTCATCCTCGCGGCGCGAACACGGAGCGTTTGCGCGGTGATCGCGCAAACGGCGCAATGATCGCACAGACCCGCCCGATCGTCCTTGGCGCGGGCGCGCGCAGCGCCTACGCTGCGACCCAGGAGTACCCATCATGCGCACCCAGGTCGCCATCGTCGGCGCCGGCCCCTCGGGCCTGCTGCTCGGCCAGTTGCTGTTCAAGGCCGGCATCGACAACATCATCATCGAGCGGCAGAGCGCGGACTATGTGCTGGGGCGCATCCGCGCGGGCGTGCTGGAGCAGGTCACCTGCGACCTGCTCGACGAATGCGGCGTCGGCGCGCGCATGCACAGGCAGGGCCTGGTGCACGGCGGGATCGAGCTGCTCTTCAAGGGCGCGCGGCACCGCATCGACATGCAGCAGCTTACCGGCGGCAAGACGGTGACGGTCTACGGCCAGACCGAGGTCACGCACGACCTCATGGACGCCCGCCGGGCGGAGGGACTCGAGACGGTCTACGACGCCGGCGACACCGTGACGCTGCACGGCTTCGACGGCGCGCACCCGCGGGTGCGCTACGTGAAGGATGGGCAACCGCACGAGATCGAATGCGACTTCATCGCGGGTTGCGACGGCTACCACGGTGTGAGCCGCGCGAGCGTGCCGCAGGCATCGCTCAAGACCTACGAGAAGGTCTATCCCTTCGGCTGGCTGGGCATCCTCGCCGACGTGCCGCCCGTGTCGCACGAGCTGATCTACGCGAACACGGAGCGTGGCTTCGCACTCTGTTCCATGCGCAGCCCGACCCGCAGCCGCTACTACGTGCAGGTGCCTTCGGACGAGAAGGTGGAGAACTGGAGCGACGACGCGTTCTGGGCCGAGCTGCGCAGCCGTCTCGATCCCGAGGCACGCGACCATCTCGTCACGGGGCCGTCGCTCGAGAAGAGCATCGC is a window of Caenimonas aquaedulcis DNA encoding:
- the pobA gene encoding 4-hydroxybenzoate 3-monooxygenase — translated: MRTQVAIVGAGPSGLLLGQLLFKAGIDNIIIERQSADYVLGRIRAGVLEQVTCDLLDECGVGARMHRQGLVHGGIELLFKGARHRIDMQQLTGGKTVTVYGQTEVTHDLMDARRAEGLETVYDAGDTVTLHGFDGAHPRVRYVKDGQPHEIECDFIAGCDGYHGVSRASVPQASLKTYEKVYPFGWLGILADVPPVSHELIYANTERGFALCSMRSPTRSRYYVQVPSDEKVENWSDDAFWAELRSRLDPEARDHLVTGPSLEKSIAPLRSFVAEPMRFGSLFLAGDAAHIVPPTGAKGLNLAASDVKYLSSAFIEFYRERSRAGVDHYSEKCLRRVWKAERFSWWFTSLMHRFPETGDFGQKLQEAELDYLVGSAAASTALAENYVGLPL